Proteins from one Mycolicibacter virginiensis genomic window:
- a CDS encoding L,D-transpeptidase family protein: MRRLVVLVCAALCAMGVNSVTAPLAVAVVEPWFAEAVGNATQVVSVVGVGHSTAKIDVYQRTAAGWEAVAAGIPAHVGSAGITRETKEGEPSTPMGFYTLDSAFGTAPNPGGGLPYVQVGSDHWWDSDSGSPTYNTMQVCKKAQCPFNTAASENLNIPQYRHAVAIGVNKTRTPGDGSAYFFHTTDGGPTAGCVAIDDATLVKIIGWLRPGAVMAIAK, from the coding sequence GTGCGTCGACTGGTGGTTCTTGTGTGCGCAGCGCTATGCGCGATGGGCGTGAATTCGGTGACCGCGCCGCTGGCCGTGGCGGTCGTCGAACCGTGGTTCGCCGAAGCGGTCGGTAACGCCACCCAGGTGGTGTCGGTTGTCGGAGTGGGTCATTCGACCGCAAAGATCGATGTCTATCAGCGGACTGCCGCGGGCTGGGAGGCGGTTGCGGCCGGGATTCCGGCACATGTCGGCTCGGCGGGAATCACGCGAGAGACCAAGGAAGGCGAGCCGTCGACCCCAATGGGGTTTTACACGCTCGATTCGGCGTTCGGCACCGCGCCGAATCCTGGCGGTGGGCTGCCGTATGTGCAGGTCGGATCCGACCACTGGTGGGATAGCGACTCGGGCAGTCCGACCTACAACACCATGCAGGTCTGCAAAAAAGCCCAGTGTCCGTTCAACACGGCGGCCAGCGAGAACCTCAATATCCCGCAGTACCGGCACGCGGTGGCCATCGGCGTCAACAAAACCCGCACACCCGGTGACGGCTCCGCCTACTTCTTTCACACCACCGACGGCGGGCCGACGGCGGGCTGTGTGGCGATCGATGACGCCACGCTGGTGAAGATCATCGGCTGGCTGCGGCCCGGCGCGGTGATGGCAATCGCGAAGTAG
- a CDS encoding HAD family hydrolase: MQITTELATWTGPGRPFWWDQAHPDAEVYPLQAVIFDLDALADADGEPRSGLVDLVLSLFATGLWIAVVGAGPRAWVQERVRELIGDGMAETVVSADDLTGPAGDAELYRLALWELGIVAGEALVIAGYESGARTAAAIGLPVIYAGSSRYDGLLANGCRELQAQRVVARFSCREAV; encoded by the coding sequence ATGCAGATCACAACTGAACTCGCGACATGGACCGGTCCGGGCCGCCCGTTCTGGTGGGACCAGGCGCACCCGGATGCCGAGGTTTACCCCCTACAAGCGGTGATCTTCGATCTCGACGCGCTCGCCGACGCCGACGGCGAGCCCCGCTCGGGCCTGGTGGACCTGGTGTTGAGCCTGTTCGCCACCGGTCTGTGGATCGCGGTGGTCGGCGCTGGCCCGCGTGCGTGGGTGCAGGAGCGGGTGCGGGAACTGATCGGCGACGGCATGGCCGAGACCGTGGTGAGCGCAGACGACCTGACCGGACCCGCCGGGGATGCCGAGCTCTACCGGCTGGCGCTGTGGGAGCTGGGCATTGTGGCCGGGGAGGCGCTGGTGATCGCCGGCTACGAGTCCGGGGCCCGTACCGCGGCCGCGATCGGACTGCCGGTGATCTACGCGGGTTCCAGCCGTTACGACGGACTGCTGGCCAACGGTTGCCGGGAGTTGCAGGCGCAGCGGGTGGTCGCCCGGTTCAGCTGTCGCGAAGCAGTTTGA
- a CDS encoding response regulator, whose translation MPVRLVLVDDHEMVIEGLRAMLTAFADRIEVVGQAVNAEQAIAVIAETDPDVVLCDVRMRGESGLDLCLALRERDPDRKVVMLSVYDDEQYLFEALRVGATGYLLKSISSDDLVHQIELAHRGETVIDPGLAARAAGTAARLQRDEFWPGARQGLTQRESEILAYMVSGLSNRGIATKLVIGDETVKSHLRSIYRKLGVSDRTGAVATALREGIYR comes from the coding sequence ATGCCCGTGCGCCTGGTCCTCGTCGACGACCACGAGATGGTGATCGAGGGCCTGCGCGCCATGCTCACCGCGTTCGCCGACCGGATCGAAGTGGTCGGCCAGGCGGTCAACGCCGAACAAGCCATCGCCGTGATCGCCGAAACCGACCCCGACGTCGTGTTGTGCGATGTGCGGATGCGCGGTGAGAGCGGCTTGGACCTCTGCCTGGCGCTGCGGGAACGCGACCCTGACCGCAAGGTCGTGATGCTCTCGGTCTACGACGACGAGCAGTACCTGTTCGAGGCGCTGCGCGTCGGCGCGACGGGTTACCTGCTCAAGAGCATCAGCAGCGACGACCTGGTGCATCAGATCGAGTTGGCCCACCGCGGTGAGACGGTGATCGATCCCGGACTGGCAGCGCGCGCGGCGGGCACCGCCGCACGACTGCAACGCGACGAGTTCTGGCCCGGCGCCCGTCAGGGGCTTACCCAGCGGGAAAGTGAGATCCTGGCCTACATGGTCAGCGGGCTGTCCAACCGCGGGATCGCCACCAAGCTGGTGATCGGCGACGAGACGGTCAAATCCCATCTCCGCTCGATCTACCGCAAGCTCGGGGTGTCCGACCGGACCGGGGCGGTGGCCACCGCGCTGCGCGAAGGCATCTACCGGTGA
- a CDS encoding GAF domain-containing sensor histidine kinase gives MRDFVDANHELALLRELIQAASSGPGVEPLAAAAARMITAATGTDVCFVHVLDDTERSLTLTGATPPFDTEVGKIRLPLGSGVSGWVARHREPVVISDNKEADPRYLPIESLRGRDFTSMVSVPMETDPGGLVGVLNVHTVTRREFTPGDVELLRVIGRLIAGAMHQARLHRQLVARERAHELFVEQVIEAQEIERRRLAGDIHDGISQRLVTLSYRLDAAARAVGNDPDEASAQLEAARELAGLTLQETRVAISGLRPPVLDDLGLSGGLASLARSIPQLTIELDLAETRLPEHIELALYRIAQEGLQNVVKHAAATTVRLGFAITADPDTARLEIVDDGVGFDTFEHPVGGDEMGGYGVLSMAERAELVGGRLNIRSRPGAGTAVTATIPIPSPAARAGGH, from the coding sequence GTGCGGGACTTCGTCGACGCCAACCACGAGCTGGCACTGCTGCGGGAGCTCATCCAGGCCGCCTCCAGCGGGCCCGGAGTGGAACCGCTGGCCGCCGCGGCGGCCCGGATGATCACCGCGGCCACCGGCACCGACGTCTGCTTCGTGCACGTCCTCGACGACACCGAGCGTTCCCTGACGCTGACCGGTGCGACCCCACCGTTCGACACCGAGGTGGGCAAGATCCGGCTGCCGCTGGGGTCGGGGGTGTCGGGCTGGGTGGCGCGACACCGCGAGCCGGTGGTGATCAGCGACAACAAGGAGGCCGATCCGCGCTACCTGCCGATCGAGTCGCTGCGTGGGCGTGACTTCACCTCGATGGTGTCGGTGCCGATGGAGACCGACCCGGGCGGGTTGGTGGGTGTGCTCAACGTGCACACCGTGACGCGCCGCGAGTTCACCCCCGGCGACGTCGAACTGCTGCGGGTGATCGGCCGGCTCATTGCCGGTGCCATGCACCAGGCCCGGCTGCACCGGCAGCTGGTTGCGCGCGAACGTGCCCACGAACTCTTCGTCGAGCAGGTGATCGAGGCCCAGGAGATCGAGCGGCGCCGGTTGGCCGGCGACATCCACGACGGCATCTCCCAGCGGCTGGTGACGCTGTCCTACCGGCTGGATGCCGCCGCCCGCGCGGTCGGCAACGACCCGGACGAGGCGTCGGCGCAGTTGGAGGCCGCTCGTGAACTCGCCGGGCTGACCCTGCAGGAGACCCGGGTGGCGATCAGCGGGTTACGGCCACCGGTGCTCGACGATCTGGGCCTGTCCGGTGGCCTGGCCAGCCTCGCCCGGTCGATCCCGCAACTCACGATTGAGTTGGACCTGGCCGAGACCCGGCTGCCCGAGCACATCGAGCTGGCGCTGTACCGGATCGCGCAGGAGGGCCTGCAGAACGTGGTCAAACACGCGGCCGCGACGACGGTGCGGCTGGGATTCGCGATCACCGCCGACCCCGACACGGCACGGCTGGAGATCGTCGACGACGGGGTGGGTTTCGACACTTTCGAGCACCCGGTGGGCGGCGACGAGATGGGCGGCTACGGGGTGCTGTCGATGGCCGAGCGCGCCGAGCTGGTCGGTGGCCGACTCAACATCCGGTCGCGTCCCGGGGCGGGCACCGCCGTCACCGCCACCATCCCGATCCCGTCCCCCGCCGCGCGAGCTGGGGGGCACTGA
- a CDS encoding MarR family winged helix-turn-helix transcriptional regulator, with protein MAASSSSGDLAPADPIALARANWERAGWGEVADGMVAVTSVMRAHQILLARVEATLRPYDLSFSRFELLRLLAFSRSGQLPITKASDRLQVHVTSVTHAIRRLEAAGLVERLPHPTDGRTTLVSITDLGRATVADATVSLNREVFADVGMSVQESRMLSSAIETLRRNAGDF; from the coding sequence GTGGCAGCTTCCAGTTCCTCCGGCGATCTCGCCCCAGCCGACCCGATCGCGCTGGCCCGCGCCAACTGGGAGCGCGCCGGTTGGGGTGAGGTCGCCGACGGAATGGTGGCGGTGACGTCGGTGATGCGCGCCCACCAGATCCTGCTGGCGCGGGTGGAGGCGACCCTGCGGCCCTACGACTTGAGCTTCTCCCGATTCGAACTGCTGCGGCTACTGGCGTTCAGTCGCTCCGGGCAGTTGCCGATCACTAAGGCCTCCGACCGGCTGCAGGTGCACGTCACCAGCGTCACGCACGCGATCCGACGGTTGGAGGCGGCCGGCTTGGTCGAGCGGCTGCCGCACCCCACCGACGGCCGCACCACGCTGGTCTCGATCACCGACCTGGGTCGCGCCACCGTTGCGGACGCCACGGTCAGCCTCAACCGGGAGGTGTTCGCCGATGTCGGTATGTCGGTGCAGGAATCGCGGATGCTGTCCTCGGCGATCGAGACGTTGCGGCGCAACGCCGGAGATTTTTGA
- a CDS encoding type III polyketide synthase, translating into MTPSSPSLAAVAVEFPPNRYSQDEAAQALGDFAGPEFRRFFDASGVASRHLALPLPRYAELSGFTEANNTFIDVALDLGEQALLAALDAAKVKPADVDVVVSTTVTGLAVPTLEARLAARVGLRPDVKRIPLFGLGCVAGAAGVARMYDYLRAYPDHVAALLAVELCSLTVQRDDRSMANFVAASLFGDGAAAVVATGANRRPVRPNAPKVLATRSRLYPDTQDVMGWDIGTSGFRIKLSVEVATVVEKYLAEDVRNFLADCGMTSDDVSTYVCHPGGPKVIEAVQDVLELPADALDRTRTSLRENGNLSSASVLDVLRSTMADPPPPGSFGLMVAMGPGFCSELVLLGW; encoded by the coding sequence ATGACCCCCTCTTCGCCTTCGCTTGCCGCGGTAGCCGTTGAATTCCCACCGAACCGATACAGCCAAGACGAAGCGGCCCAAGCGCTGGGCGACTTCGCCGGCCCCGAGTTTCGGCGGTTCTTCGATGCCAGCGGCGTCGCGTCGCGGCATCTGGCGTTGCCGTTGCCGCGCTACGCCGAGCTGAGCGGTTTTACCGAGGCGAACAACACCTTCATCGACGTCGCCCTCGACCTCGGTGAGCAGGCGCTGCTGGCGGCCCTCGATGCCGCTAAGGTCAAGCCGGCCGATGTCGACGTGGTGGTGTCGACGACGGTGACCGGGCTTGCCGTACCGACATTGGAGGCCAGGCTGGCGGCCCGGGTGGGGCTGCGGCCCGACGTCAAGCGCATCCCGCTGTTCGGCTTGGGCTGCGTTGCGGGCGCGGCCGGGGTGGCCCGGATGTACGACTATCTGCGCGCCTACCCCGACCACGTGGCGGCGTTGCTCGCGGTCGAACTGTGCTCGCTGACCGTTCAGCGCGACGACCGTTCGATGGCGAATTTCGTGGCGGCGAGCCTGTTCGGTGACGGCGCGGCAGCCGTGGTCGCGACCGGGGCGAATCGGCGCCCGGTCCGACCGAACGCGCCGAAAGTATTGGCTACCCGCAGCCGGCTCTACCCTGACACCCAGGACGTGATGGGCTGGGATATCGGCACCAGCGGGTTCCGGATCAAGCTGTCGGTCGAGGTCGCCACCGTCGTCGAGAAGTATCTGGCCGAGGATGTTCGCAACTTCCTGGCCGACTGCGGGATGACCTCCGATGACGTGTCGACCTATGTCTGCCATCCTGGTGGGCCGAAGGTTATCGAGGCGGTCCAGGACGTGTTGGAGCTGCCTGCCGACGCGCTGGATCGAACCCGAACGTCGTTGCGCGAGAACGGGAATCTGTCATCGGCCTCGGTACTTGACGTGCTGCGGTCCACTATGGCCGATCCGCCGCCGCCGGGCTCGTTCGGGCTGATGGTCGCGATGGGGCCGGGATTCTGCTCCGAACTCGTGCTGCTTGGCTGGTAG
- a CDS encoding TetR family transcriptional regulator, translating to MPAVPNFQAEVRQMLHNRILDAAHALVCAEGWQAVNMSRIAATVGISRQVLYKEIGAKQALGEALVQRETTRFITGVITAIQSHPDDVAAGLAAGAAFTLRAASDDPLVTATLTRENNAEASLTPLLTVGPTPILAGAIEAMAAAVRSCYDLPDAVERQLNSIVEVDVRLTLSHMLQPMGSIDDAVRQIHTTLRALFDAATP from the coding sequence ATGCCAGCCGTGCCGAATTTTCAGGCCGAGGTCCGGCAGATGCTGCACAACCGGATCCTCGACGCGGCCCACGCGCTGGTCTGCGCCGAGGGCTGGCAAGCGGTGAACATGTCGCGCATCGCCGCCACAGTCGGCATCAGCCGGCAGGTGCTCTACAAAGAGATCGGCGCGAAGCAGGCGCTGGGCGAGGCCCTGGTTCAGCGCGAGACCACCCGATTCATCACCGGGGTGATCACAGCGATCCAGTCCCACCCCGACGACGTCGCTGCCGGTCTGGCCGCCGGCGCCGCCTTCACGCTGCGCGCAGCCTCCGACGATCCCCTGGTCACCGCGACGTTGACCCGCGAGAACAACGCCGAAGCAAGCCTGACTCCGCTGCTGACCGTGGGGCCGACGCCAATCCTGGCCGGTGCGATCGAGGCCATGGCGGCCGCGGTCCGATCGTGCTACGACCTGCCGGACGCCGTCGAACGGCAGCTGAATTCGATCGTCGAGGTCGACGTCCGGTTGACGCTGAGCCATATGCTGCAGCCGATGGGCAGCATCGACGACGCCGTCCGCCAGATTCACACCACCCTGCGTGCGCTGTTCGACGCCGCGACGCCTTAG
- a CDS encoding ABC transporter permease: protein MISAIAATASRLRLFSLRELAVHRRRTLASVTVMAVSAMYLVAVLGIFGSITGSVNRLSDGIAGIATLEVSGVTDAGFPDSLAAEVARVPGVATAAPLIRATTPTATGTMLLFGADASSVALAGALADALAHPPTGPSATPSGVQVGPGVGHGKGDGFRLGTTWVTVTQVLTGKHLADLNGGNYVLAPLSLAQNITGRLGQLDSILITTKPGTDAAAVRTAVTSAVNGRAIVAEPRMRATRAGDGVKLMNYMALMGATVALVVGAFLVYTTMTMAIAQRRPAISTLRAIGGRRSTIVTDLIGEAATLGVLGGALGAVLGIFLGHLAIRRLPPAITQGLEARVEYWLPGYALPVAIAATVLSSVTAAAMAARQVYKVSPIEALAPVGASAADTVPRRLRTVTGFVAIAVITVSLFIIVGHRGVTSLAAMIAVFCAEITLGFALTASLVAAAAAAARTFGTVGAVGAATIERAPRRVWATVMTVLIAVVTTVVITGTDNDMISSARAIFAPVAGVDVWVSANAPDSFPTDALPQGLEGRVAAVPGVDRVSPGAYGFAVIGGTRVMLDGFSPGSADPLFRALGDQTRRDVLDGRGVVLSQNLGTTLGVRVGDELHLQTPRGPRQAAVLALVPYFSTVIGTVGIGLDQLRAWFDRPAVTTLQVTAADGVDTAQLRTDIRRVVPEPNYVYDGRTALAGLEAPLRQSMVIANAVLLIVVFVAAVALFTTLTLSVLERRREIGVLRAIGANRRFTVQMVLAEAAGIGVIGGLAGLAIGLTDQWLYSLVSAEIMNFTVTFQPSAAAPAYAVGAVAISLLGSVPPARRAARLNIIDAVSSE, encoded by the coding sequence ATGATCTCGGCGATCGCCGCCACCGCGAGCCGACTTCGGCTGTTCAGCCTGCGCGAATTGGCCGTACACCGGCGGCGTACCCTCGCCTCGGTCACCGTCATGGCCGTCTCGGCGATGTATCTGGTTGCCGTGCTGGGTATCTTCGGGTCGATCACCGGTTCGGTCAACCGGCTCTCCGACGGGATCGCCGGGATCGCCACGCTCGAGGTGTCCGGCGTCACCGATGCCGGATTTCCCGACTCGCTGGCAGCCGAGGTGGCCCGGGTTCCCGGCGTCGCGACCGCGGCGCCGCTGATCCGGGCGACCACCCCGACGGCTACCGGGACAATGCTGCTGTTCGGCGCGGATGCCAGCAGCGTCGCCCTGGCCGGCGCGTTGGCCGACGCGCTGGCTCATCCGCCGACGGGGCCATCGGCGACACCGAGCGGCGTGCAGGTCGGGCCCGGAGTGGGCCATGGCAAAGGTGACGGATTCCGGCTGGGCACGACCTGGGTCACGGTGACGCAGGTACTCACCGGCAAGCATCTCGCCGATCTCAACGGCGGCAACTATGTGCTGGCCCCACTTTCCTTGGCGCAGAACATCACCGGCCGACTCGGCCAGCTCGATTCGATACTGATCACCACCAAGCCGGGCACGGACGCCGCCGCGGTACGCACCGCGGTGACCTCCGCCGTCAACGGGCGAGCGATCGTCGCCGAACCACGGATGCGCGCCACTCGCGCCGGCGACGGCGTCAAGCTGATGAACTACATGGCACTGATGGGTGCGACGGTTGCGTTGGTGGTCGGCGCGTTTCTGGTCTACACCACCATGACCATGGCGATCGCCCAACGCCGCCCGGCCATCTCGACCCTGCGCGCGATCGGGGGCCGCCGCTCCACCATCGTCACGGACCTGATCGGTGAAGCCGCGACCCTCGGGGTGCTGGGCGGAGCCCTTGGCGCGGTCTTAGGAATATTCTTGGGCCACTTGGCTATCCGCCGACTTCCGCCGGCCATCACGCAGGGACTCGAAGCCCGGGTCGAGTACTGGCTGCCCGGCTACGCCCTGCCGGTCGCGATAGCCGCGACGGTGCTCAGCAGCGTGACTGCGGCGGCCATGGCGGCGCGGCAGGTCTACAAGGTGTCGCCGATCGAGGCGCTGGCGCCGGTCGGGGCTTCCGCCGCCGACACCGTCCCACGCCGGCTGCGGACCGTGACCGGGTTCGTGGCCATCGCGGTGATCACGGTGTCGTTGTTCATCATCGTGGGCCACCGCGGCGTCACCTCCCTGGCGGCGATGATCGCGGTGTTCTGCGCCGAGATCACCCTTGGCTTTGCCCTCACCGCGTCCCTGGTCGCCGCGGCCGCCGCCGCGGCCCGGACCTTCGGCACGGTCGGCGCGGTCGGGGCCGCGACGATCGAGCGTGCGCCGCGGCGGGTGTGGGCCACCGTGATGACCGTACTGATCGCCGTGGTCACCACCGTGGTGATCACCGGCACCGACAACGACATGATCTCCTCGGCGCGCGCCATCTTCGCGCCCGTCGCGGGAGTCGACGTATGGGTCAGCGCGAACGCTCCGGACAGCTTTCCCACCGACGCGCTGCCGCAGGGCCTGGAAGGTCGCGTGGCAGCGGTACCGGGGGTCGACCGGGTCAGCCCGGGCGCCTACGGATTTGCGGTGATCGGTGGCACCCGGGTAATGCTCGACGGATTCTCCCCCGGGTCGGCCGATCCGCTGTTTCGCGCACTCGGTGACCAGACGCGCCGCGACGTGCTCGACGGCCGGGGCGTGGTGCTGTCGCAGAACCTGGGCACCACCCTGGGCGTACGGGTTGGCGACGAGCTGCACCTGCAGACACCACGCGGCCCTCGGCAGGCGGCGGTGCTGGCGCTGGTGCCGTACTTCTCGACGGTCATCGGCACCGTCGGGATCGGGCTCGACCAACTACGCGCCTGGTTCGATCGCCCGGCGGTGACCACACTGCAGGTGACCGCCGCCGACGGGGTCGATACGGCCCAGCTGCGCACCGACATTCGCCGAGTGGTCCCCGAGCCGAACTACGTCTACGACGGTCGCACCGCTCTGGCGGGCCTCGAAGCGCCGCTGCGTCAGAGCATGGTGATCGCCAACGCGGTACTGCTCATCGTGGTGTTCGTCGCCGCGGTTGCCTTGTTCACCACGTTGACGCTCTCGGTGCTCGAACGTCGCCGCGAGATCGGTGTGCTGCGGGCGATCGGCGCCAATCGCCGCTTCACCGTGCAGATGGTGCTGGCCGAAGCGGCCGGCATCGGTGTGATCGGCGGCCTGGCTGGGCTGGCGATCGGCCTGACCGATCAGTGGCTCTACAGTCTGGTCAGCGCCGAGATCATGAATTTCACCGTCACGTTCCAACCGAGCGCGGCGGCACCGGCCTACGCCGTGGGCGCGGTGGCGATCAGCCTGCTCGGCTCGGTGCCGCCCGCACGACGAGCCGCCCGGCTCAACATCATCGACGCGGTGTCCAGCGAATAG
- a CDS encoding class I SAM-dependent methyltransferase, producing MSPRNPLFPYVYRLGMPFFDRLFYRRYRRTAMSYAMGRLLMIGLGPGADLMFLPSAVTSVAAVEPEPAMRRMAAAVARRRGVPVDIVDGVGESIPFPDNSFDSVHVGLVLCSVDDVDATLGEIRRVLAPGGRLVVLEHVRGEGAMGRFQDLIARPWAWLASGCRPNRRTLDAIAAAGFDTTALTSIRRTPVPPPCTPQLQGFATVVGEPPSSRERGLGNVERLEFPP from the coding sequence ATGTCACCACGTAACCCGTTGTTCCCGTATGTGTATCGACTCGGAATGCCGTTCTTCGACCGGCTGTTCTATCGCCGGTACCGGCGTACGGCCATGAGCTACGCGATGGGACGGCTGTTGATGATCGGACTCGGTCCCGGAGCGGATCTGATGTTTCTGCCCTCGGCGGTGACGTCGGTCGCGGCCGTCGAGCCGGAGCCCGCGATGCGCCGGATGGCCGCCGCCGTCGCGCGCCGTCGCGGCGTCCCGGTGGATATCGTCGACGGAGTTGGTGAGTCGATTCCCTTCCCGGACAACAGTTTCGATTCGGTACACGTCGGTCTCGTGCTGTGCTCGGTCGATGACGTCGATGCCACCCTCGGCGAGATTCGCCGGGTGCTGGCCCCCGGCGGGCGGCTGGTGGTACTCGAGCATGTCCGCGGTGAGGGCGCGATGGGCCGATTCCAGGATCTGATCGCGAGGCCGTGGGCGTGGCTGGCGTCCGGCTGCCGGCCGAACCGCCGGACGCTGGACGCCATCGCCGCAGCAGGATTCGACACCACCGCGCTGACCAGCATTCGCCGTACTCCGGTGCCGCCGCCGTGCACACCGCAGCTGCAGGGGTTCGCCACCGTGGTGGGTGAACCGCCGAGCAGTCGTGAACGTGGGCTAGGTAACGTCGAAAGATTGGAGTTCCCACCATGA
- a CDS encoding DUF4389 domain-containing protein, which produces MRGEFDNPSRWLWLFKWCVLATPHYPILILLYLSYLPLTFVAGVAILITGRYPRPIFDFNVGVLRWSWRVMNYRFPMNSTDRYPPFTLASRPDYPADLHVDYPERLERRAVLVKWWLLGLPQILMCWALEPALQLLCVITAVTLLITGTIPVGMSDLLLGIVRWRYRVAVYVSLMRDEYPPFRLDQGELWATDVTT; this is translated from the coding sequence GTGCGCGGTGAATTCGACAACCCCTCGCGCTGGCTCTGGCTGTTCAAATGGTGCGTGCTGGCCACCCCGCACTACCCGATTCTGATCCTGCTGTATCTGTCCTACCTTCCGCTGACTTTCGTTGCCGGAGTAGCGATTCTGATCACCGGTCGCTATCCGCGCCCGATCTTCGACTTCAATGTGGGTGTGCTGCGCTGGTCGTGGCGGGTCATGAACTACCGGTTTCCGATGAACAGCACCGACCGATACCCGCCGTTCACGCTGGCGTCTCGGCCCGACTATCCGGCCGACCTGCACGTTGACTACCCCGAACGGCTCGAGCGCCGGGCGGTGCTGGTCAAATGGTGGTTGTTGGGGTTGCCGCAGATCCTGATGTGTTGGGCGCTGGAACCCGCGTTGCAGTTGCTGTGCGTGATCACAGCGGTGACGTTATTGATCACCGGCACGATCCCGGTCGGCATGTCGGACCTGTTGTTGGGCATCGTTCGTTGGCGCTATCGGGTAGCGGTGTACGTCTCTTTGATGCGTGATGAGTATCCGCCTTTCCGGCTGGATCAGGGCGAGCTGTGGGCGACCGATGTCACCACGTAA
- a CDS encoding FAD-dependent oxidoreductase has translation MNAALRVLVVGAGVAGISLARGLLRDGHDVIVFEQRPDLQAGGGAVTIWSNGATVLGQLGVDMAGAGQSLSAVQVTTSTGRALATLDMTAMARGLGAPVRMVPRRVLLERLLDDFPAERIRCNARAVGVSGTDGEVRVDFDDGSSVRGDLLIGADGLHSMVRDLTDAPPAKPTGWSSWQGLVSLPDLVVDKRVALMIVGKHGNLGLWPAGGPELQWWFDLPWSADFVRPASPIDMIRQQFSGWSAPVDRVLAALTDDDLAGSPYPHFRHPVPGAGRGVVTLIGDASHTMPPTMAQGTNQALLDSMVLCKALADLPPAPSPDDLARALRWYENTRRRKVAAVSRVTALQLSHSELVLRPAAFIPDRLHTWGMTMFLRSVSHRRMSAEISRTLGLADISPIAG, from the coding sequence TTGAACGCGGCCTTGCGTGTCCTTGTGGTCGGCGCGGGTGTGGCGGGGATTTCCCTTGCTCGCGGTCTGCTGCGCGACGGCCACGACGTCATCGTTTTCGAGCAGCGGCCAGACCTTCAGGCCGGCGGCGGCGCCGTGACCATTTGGTCCAACGGCGCGACGGTGCTGGGGCAGCTGGGCGTGGACATGGCCGGAGCCGGGCAGTCGTTGTCTGCGGTCCAGGTGACGACGTCCACCGGCCGCGCGCTGGCCACCCTCGACATGACCGCGATGGCACGCGGGCTGGGTGCACCGGTTCGGATGGTCCCGCGCCGGGTGCTGCTGGAACGCCTGCTGGATGACTTTCCGGCCGAGCGCATTCGGTGCAATGCCCGCGCGGTGGGCGTGAGCGGTACCGACGGCGAGGTGCGCGTCGATTTCGACGACGGCAGCTCGGTCCGCGGCGATCTGTTGATCGGTGCCGACGGGCTGCATTCGATGGTGCGAGATCTCACCGACGCCCCACCTGCCAAACCGACCGGTTGGAGTAGCTGGCAGGGACTGGTCAGCCTCCCGGACCTTGTCGTCGACAAACGGGTGGCGCTGATGATCGTCGGCAAGCACGGGAACCTTGGACTGTGGCCGGCCGGTGGCCCCGAGCTGCAGTGGTGGTTCGACCTGCCGTGGTCAGCGGACTTCGTTCGCCCGGCATCCCCGATCGACATGATCCGTCAACAGTTTTCCGGCTGGTCCGCTCCGGTGGATCGCGTGCTGGCGGCCTTGACCGACGACGACCTGGCCGGCTCGCCCTACCCGCATTTTCGCCACCCGGTTCCCGGTGCAGGCAGGGGTGTGGTCACCCTGATCGGCGACGCGTCGCACACCATGCCGCCCACCATGGCGCAGGGAACCAACCAGGCCCTGCTCGACAGCATGGTGCTGTGCAAGGCGCTGGCTGATCTGCCGCCGGCGCCCTCGCCTGATGATCTGGCGCGCGCGTTGCGCTGGTATGAGAACACGCGCCGCCGCAAAGTGGCGGCGGTGTCGCGGGTAACGGCGCTGCAGCTGTCGCACAGCGAGCTGGTGCTGCGACCGGCGGCGTTCATCCCGGACCGATTGCACACCTGGGGGATGACCATGTTTCTGCGCTCGGTCAGCCACCGCCGGATGTCGGCTGAGATCAGCCGCACCCTCGGGCTGGCCGATATCAGTCCCATCGCCGGCTAG